The DNA sequence GACTATTTCCCTGAATGAAATCACTTACAAGGACTTGTGTCGAGTGGTGCGCCAACTAAAAGTCTCTTCTTCCCCGGGGCCTGATGGTATACCCATATTCGTATTGAGGGACTGCGTGTCGGCTCTTGCGGAGCCTTTGCTCTACTTGTATAATTTATCTATAAAGAGATGACATATCCCTCGGTCTGGAAACTATCAAGAGTAACACCGGTCCCCAAAGATGGCTCGTCTACCGAGGTGTCATCTCATAGGCCTATTGCTGTCTTGTCGGTATTTGGAAAGGTCTTTGAGGGTTTGATTAATCGCCAAATAATTACCCAAATATCACCTTACTTAACGGACGCGCAACATGGTTTCCGCGCTGGCCGGTCGACTGTCACCAACAATGTCAACTTTTCTGATTTTGTTCTTCAGCACGTAGATAGAGCCGGTCAAGTAGACGCGGCCTactttgattttaaaaaggCCTTCGATCTTGTTGACAACGATATATTATTGCGGAAACTATCGGCATTTGGGTTCAGCAAGTGCCTCCTAACGTTCATCGCCAGCTACCTGAAGGATCGGAAACAATATGTCCAAATCTGTGGCCACTCTTCTAGGGAGTTCTATACCCGGTCTGGTGTGAGTCAGGGGAGCACGCTGGGTCCGACCCTGTTTCTGATAATGGTCGATGATCTACCGGCCGTCGTCAGTAAATCTGAGTGTCTCTTGTTTGCCGATGACTTGAAGGTGTTTTCGGCTATAAGTGGGGACGCGGACTGTGAAGCGTTGCAATCAGACATAAACGCTATATCTAATTGGGCGCGTATCAACAGATTGTCGTTTAATGCTGGGAAATGCAAAGTCATCTCTTTCACGCGTTCTCCGACAGCTGTTGAGTATTCCTATGACTTGGCAGGTAGCTCATTGCTCAGAGTTCACAGTACTAGGGACCTAGGCTTGATTGTGGATGAAAAATTTAACTATCATCAGCATATCATTAGCGCATGCAAGAGTGCCAGTAGAGCCTTAGGATTCATAATGCGTGCAGGCTCGCAGTTCAAGAGTGTAACTGTCTCTATTGTCCTGTATAATGCTTTTGTACGTAGTAAGCTGGAATACAATTCCATTGTTTGGGATCCTATGGAATCGAAATACAATTTGCTCATAGAGAGAGTCCAGCGAAAGTTTGCTCGGCACCTGTATAAGAGGCTATATGGTTATTATCCGTTTTTGTTTCCGTCGCTGTTTGTGTCAGGCATGGTTGGGTTGGATACCCTAAGCCATAGGCGAAAGTTGCATTTGCTCGTACATTACTGTTCTTTGTTGCAAAATAGGGTCAATAATCCTCTGGTACTGCGGCAAATGACTCTATTCGTCCCGCAACGGTATGTACGGGCGGGAGTACGCCGCCGCCATCACTTATTCGCAGCGTTGGCGGGGCTGAGGACTCGTAGAGCTAGGAACTGTCCAACGGCCAGGGCAATTGCGCTGCTAAATGAATTTTTGACTGAAATCCAGGATGCTGACGTGTTTGCCGATGGTTGGGGAGCACTTttatctaaaataatgttatttttagcatagtattaagtattaacgAGCTAGGCGTTTTGGTGCAAACTGTAAGCCTGACTtcgtatttaataaataaataaataaataataaataataaataaaagcaacccttaaggggagaaaatgggggatgaactgactggagtgagctggatgaaatttggtatggatatatttaattttttatacaccatcaagatcaccaaatacttggaaacgtccagagtggtcattaatatcgactaagccaaagcgatcaagttgttcgggtcatccactgaggacagatccactgaagcatctataatttgcaatctttaatcattgtaattttaattatagatctctcactcatcgtacgaaacacagtagcaggactagccagctcctgcttcacgtcgatattctgtgagagtgtggtactacccggtcgagcccgcccattcgtactgcaaaccaagaactggctacagtgcggctctaccactaacaattaacaatataattaaaataaaaacaaaaaaatgcttagtgcacctttctgagaatgaccctaaactgaaatactcaatatttacaagtcaattcaatctaaggactgtcaagtgcgtcatagaataatcgtgagatagacgtatgcagtgacaagtccgcactgttttcgtgaattgtcaaatcagttaaatatacaacttacgattctatgccagtcagataAGGTTttttgttgcagtctggatacatatttatgaatcaaacggcgtatacaaatatttgccaaattggtgtggttatatgtatatggaacccattcatgtatacttttttgcctacgaggtggaaacatttaaatggaatttatttaagtatgcaactttctgaagcattttgtgattacataatactgaaacagtttaatgaatacaattttttggtgtcagtaatagatacatatttatgatgaaaatgtgtggctacatatttttcaattttttttgtgtatacatacttttagacgtgactgtacaaactatacttcgtttcgtctttttattgaaaaacacttgaaaaataagccACAGCAaaaatgtaacaattagcaaggacaatggtcatttacatgcttttggtatcaaaGTAATagtcactgtttttttaaaaacttttccaATAAAaggactcgtcaagattgtttaccctttttctaatgctaaaaaaacgaattatatgTAAGGACACAAATTATCAAGGTGTCCTTCATTAATTAGTTCGTATATTCTGGAGTAACTATTAACTCGAGTGTGTACCCCCAATAAATAAATTGTCTATCTGCTATTATCATTCTTGACtttcattataattttcagGCTAGTGATGCTTATCTGCAAATGGCCATTGGTAATGCGCCGTGGCCTATTGGAGTGACTATGGTGGGTATTCACGCACGTACTGGACGCGAGAAGATTTTCTCCAAAAACGTAGCTCACGTCATGAACGACGAAACCCAGAGAAAATATATTCAAGCCCTGAAGAGACTGATGACCAAATGCCAGGAATACTTTCCGACTGATCCATCGCGATGCGTCGAATATAGTACTACTAAGgattaataaattagttttactacttaatgatgttttattttgCTAGAGGTAGAGGTAGCTTTGGAGGTAGCCTAGATGGTAACATATCCAACGCCATTACACCATCTCAGTTTATTACACCTGTCTGGCTCTGAAGTTTTACTAAACATGGCTGTATGGGCTTAGAATATCTATACGcagggaataaaaaaaaaacaactgccAATGTCACGTTGACGTTGACTTGACATCTACCCTACCTACCTGCGTGAGTCTGGCTGGTTGTTTGTTTGCCTCGTTCGTATCAAAACAAACAACCTTGTTGTCGTGAGaaattaaacgtttttttaGAAATGATTTTAGAATATGTGATTAAATATCATCTTCAAGACTGTATTAATATTATATCCGAGAGTGATCCCCTAGGATACTACAATGTAAAAATCGAGTAAGTAAACATAACCTTTATCCCTGGACTAAATTTGAAGCCTATATTTACACTTCCCAATTTATTTCTAGTTTTTTGAAACTATTCGAGACTTATCCGGATATTGGAGACAAAGTTCTTTGTAATCCCATAGAGTTTCTACCAATTTGCCATGAAGATATAATTAAGGCTCAGCAGTATGTTCTTGAACAAGAAGAATACAAATCTATAGTAGAAAAGATAGGTAATTACTCCTTGAAGAAAAATGTCCATGCTCGTATCTTCGGTTTACCGGTTTGCCCTGAGCTGCATCGGATGGTTTTCCCTAAAAATGTGGATTTGGGATGCTTTTTAAAAGTCACAGGTAAAAAATTCACAATTAGTTATAGAATAGTACATTTTCaagttatttattgtacatagaCATGAATATATACACACTGTAATTTTTTCATCTTATTTAAGGCACCATTGTCAGAGTAACACAGGCAAAAATGTTAGAGTATCAACGGAAATATGTTTGCGTTAAATGTAAATATGAAAACAGTATACAGGCAGAGTTCGAGCACAGATACATTTTAAAAGCACCAACTAAATGTGGGAATGATGAGACAAGATGTAAAAGTTCTACTTTTACACAAGTCAATTTAGTTTCAAGGGAGCATTGCAAGGATTATCAGGAAATCAAAATTCAGGCAAGTTTTTATTAACTACCTATTGTGCCTTTCATATGCCTTGTATTTATAAATCTATCAACCTTACCAAGTGCAAGTCTCTGTGATACAACAGGTTTATGAATAGTAATAGATAATTAACCGGAAAATATATGTTATTGGGTAAAAATCTAGTTACAAGTGAAGCTAATAtaaaatgtgtaaaaatattgattatGAGCCAAGGCaattaaatattcaaaaaaaattacaggagCAAGTAAACAAACTGAGCATTGGCTCAATTCCAGGCTCAATGTGGGTTGTCTTAGAAAATGAGCTTGTTGACAGCTGCAAGCCTGGAGACGATGTTAATATCTGGTGAGTTACATggatattagttttattttaccataTCCATGTTAGATAAATCaaaatcacattatccgacaaagaatgaaagtcacagacgttgctcaaagaattagttttCTGAAGTGGCGTTGTGCTGGCCatgtctgtcgcaggaccgatgaacggtggagctgACGATTCTTCGAATAGAGACCACACACGGGAAAATGTAGTGCAGGGAGTCTTGAGGCACGGTCGACCGACAACCTTAAGAAGGTCACTGGTGGTGGATgaatgcgaggggctgaagacgagagtgttgtggcgcgccatggaagaggcctatgtctagcagtggactgctgtaggctgatgatgatgatgatattagaTAATGATTTCTTTTGATTTGGGAATTTCTGCATGTTCAGTGTTTATACTTAATGCTGTATTCCTCAGAGATTGGatctgtgtaaataaatttattattaatatttattttgcatgATGCATCATCTCACAAAGGCTTACTTAAAATTATATGCATACCTCCAAACAAAATTCACATGGTTTAAATACTTTTTCCTAATCTATTTAATCTGGTCATATTCCAGGAGGAATTAAGTAAGATTCACATTTTTGTTATAACCTGTAGAAATGAGAATTAGAACtactgttaatatttttaacatacctaacaaataaaatgatttagttccaatcaaaatgttttttccCATGATTCCTGAGATAGATCTTAAAGCGCTTTACTATACTGTCTTGTGTTTCTGTTAGCCTAACTAAGGAGTGTAATGCACTGTTTGTTTAGTCTGGCTGGCACTTGTTCCAACTGTCATAAAAAAGTGGTCAATCTCCATTCAGTGGCACTGTGCGTCGGCGTTGGCGGCCTTCTGTTCAGACTAAGAAGTCTGAAGTGGAGTTAGTGCTGCAAGCAAATTACTTAGAAGTCTGCAATGCTCAGAGATCAGCAGTGATAGCCACAGCTCCCGATGTAAAGGAGTGCTTCAATGACTTTTGGGCTAATTTTGAAGCATGCCCTTTGAAAGGAAGAGACCAAATTCTAATGTCAGTGTGTCCTCAGGTAATTATAAATAGCTACTCTGGTCACGGCTACGGTTAATGTATTTCCCGGTATTACGACATACTGAATGCATCCTGATAATTTGGATGGGGACACAAATTATCAGGATGTGAATTATGAAGTTTTATATTCTGGGGCTTAAATTACTCTTACACTCATCTCCTAATAGCACTTAATTCTATAGCAGCCCTTGTTGCGTCCGTCTTCGAACGTAGGCCTCCTCTTCACgtttccacgtctgtctgtcccctGCCACCTTCATCCAGCACTTAATTATGCAGCTTCATTTACCTGTGTTGCAATAATAAAGAACCTACTTACCGTTACATAGAAGAAAagatttttcgttattttttttttgttttaggtttATGGGCTTCACTTAGTAAAGTTGGCGTTGCTTTTAACGGTAATAACTGGCTCCAACCACAGAGTAGAAGACGATAAAAGGCCATCGCAGGATGAGAAGCATCCCACTCGCGTCCGAGGGCAGTGCCACTTGTTGCTGGTTGGTGATCCTGGTAAGTTTTTTGATTTGACAGACAGTATTGTCGCGACCTTAGGTAGCTTGGGGTAGTGGAAGAccaattttattaaactaatgGTTTAGTTTAAGCAATTTATTATGGCTCCCTCTGGAGTAAGAACGCGAACGGAGAATGAGACTTTCAGGGGGTGAGTAATAACAGTTGGTTAAAGGTCAGCTGGAGGCAGTGTAGCAGAAGTGTTACTCTGATGTAGGGActtatactactactactttctCATTTAGAGGAGAATTCAGAGTGGGATTCTGTAGAGAATCCAGAGACATCTAGCATAATGTTTCAACTCAAAGTGTGTTACCTAGTCCGCCCTAGGGTTTCGTGGCGATTGCCCCTGCCAACTGCCAACCCATTGAGTAAACCCACCAGTACTGTTTAATAATACAGTGCtagttatgtacggggaacaaggtaAAAATTCTTAGCATCTATCACTGTAGGTACTTAAGCTTCAGAAATAAAAGGCTTTAggtttaattatttaactttaaccTCCACAAAAGATAAACAAAGACCATTCAACAAAATATAGTACAAAAAGTCCTTGATAATAATTTGCAGGTACAGGCAAGTCGCAGTTGTTGCGAGCCGGGGCCGAGCTGACGCCCCGCTCCGTGTTCACTTCGGGTGCCGGGAGCACGCGGGCAGGCCTCACCTGCTCAGCATTGAGGGTATATAAGCTTTtttgtcgctgcttaagtgactaaataagaaacaaacaagatgAGAtttgtggtgcataggagaaatttgtgtctgtattcctgtccagtggtggtgtagaggtatagcacgcagcacggaatgctgaggacctgggttcgtttcccagcgctggtctctttttctggtttttctgtgcatctatatttcagtttgtattttcgatatggattttacgggatgaccgtaaaagtaacaaaaattatattaaatgtgACAGTGGCCTTTATTGCCAGTTGTAGTGGCCAGACGGAAAGGGTGAGCTTTTCTCATGTCATTACTGTCATGTGTAGATTTTAATGTGGATACACCCTTAACATACATGTTAAAACGATACAAAACCTTACTCAGTATGtttaatattcaaatattttattatattaagctAAAGTGACAATACATTGCAAAACGAGTACTAAGCTTTTTTATTCTAAAGTttctgtaattaaaataaatgctcAGTTTTTACTGTATTTTCTAATTTCACTGCATTTGTTCTTGCGTTCAATATCCACTTCATAAATAAACATCATGCATGATGAATAACAAGGTATGTCCATGTTATACAAACTCTCAAAACTCTCACCCTTTCTGAACTCTGCTCATAAGTTTCCAATTTAGGAAGAAGGCGAGTGGCAGCTGGAGGCTGGTGCGCTAGTGTTGTCCGACGGCGGCGTCTGCTGCATCGACGAGATATCTCAGCTGCGTGAGCACGACCGCACCGCCATACACGAGGCCATGGAACAACAGACCATCTCCATTGCTAAGGtactttaccttttttttatatatattcatttaaatttgtctGGCCAGACATAAATGCAGACAGGGCGAGTTGgaaataggctaataaaaaaagaccagccattgacctctatctcacctgatggtaGGTGCAGATGAGACTGAAGTGTAagctcactggttcagtaacagcctatgtACTCTTTGCCTTGAATATTCCTAAATTGTTTTTATCCGGAATTAAAAATCCAAAActcaactgccttaaaaaaaaggaaaaaactctgttaagtaacttaaaattaaacagtCTGGACCTATTCAAAAGCGTGGCCGGCTCAAACATTCTCACAGTaacgggtcccgactgttgaactttaagttacttaccgagttctagaccactagacttgtttttttcttgttaGATTTGTTagtttgatacccatattgtttcaataaaaaatatttttaatcttcCCCTCACCCTCATCTTTTTTTAGCAGACCAGCCATAttgaaatagtatatttttacacATTAATCAACATGGTTTTTTTCAGGCTGGTATCGTGTGTAAACTTAACACGCGGTGTGCTATTGTGGCTGCTTGCAATCCCAAAGGCCACTATGAAACAGACCAACCACTCAGCGTTAACGTTTCACTCGGTACTCCACTGTTGAGTAGGTAAGATGCCCTGGCCACAAGATTCCtttccagtggcgtagcgtagtgggGGTGCGGTCCGCCCCCGGCGGCAattttgggggggggggggggggggcgataaaattcaataataaataatacttactgAATAACTTCTATAGACTATATATTTCACTGTTTTGTCGCACCTACAATTCGGACTGATTAGAATGAGCACGAAATTTTCCATTACTTATACTGTGACGAAATCGGGGAATTCACTTTTTATAATGAGTACAATAATAACATCTCatatactcatcatcatcattccagcctttaaacgtcccactgctggtcttGTTTGGGGGTCatgtatactatagtttttttaaaacctaaacaagagggcggcaaaattttcttccgccccagTCGGCTGATACCTAAGCTACGCCACTGTTCCTTTTCATTGTATAATTTACATTAAGGTCAAgattaaaacaacaaaaaatacgtTGGTGTGGTAACaacctataaatataaacttctttttattattatatatgggTCATAGATCCCTTAAAGCCTTAAACCAACGAGATGAAcgtatgacctggttaaagcctcgggttcacgatggatgcatgCCGCTTCCAAcccaagcaactggaggtctatggtgAGGGCTATGTCCATCagtggatgacaatacaatgactctttattgaacactaacacatagtaagcagtacagaaaacacaggtacctatatatttagagagatacggctgacatgatgatagaTCCCTTGGACTTGGACCTAAAACGCAAAAATTTTGCATTCAGTTTACCTTTATCCTCAAAAGTTCTTACTTGGGACAGACATGCTTCAGTGCTTCAGACCGAGCTTGTATAACAAGAGTATGACATGTGTAAATGTACCTGTGATAGTAACGCTTGATCTACTTACACTtacatattattgttttgataaGCTTTTGGTtaatcaaaatgtttttgtCTACAGGTTTGATTTGATATTCATTCTGCTCGACTCTAAAAACAAAAGTTGGGATAAACTTGTCACAAACTACATTTTGTTTGGAGGCACTCATGCAGTTGATAAAAAGAAGCAATGGACTCTGGAAAAATTACAGGTGACTGAGgccaaatgaaattattttaaataaaaagtcttctggaggacatggggggaggcctttgcccagcagtgggacacctctacaggcttctaaataaataaataataataataaaaagtctTCTGACattatcactagatggcgtaagTATCAGATCTTAAGGTCTGTTTGGCATTTGAGTCGCATTTGGATTAGTTTATAACTGAACTAAAATTATCATACTACGCCTGGTTTAACCTAAGTACTTACGAAATTATTACTATAGGCTATGGGCTTGCTTTTGTCCGACgaatctattaaattaaaataatgtttatttctaatttttccaGATGTATATCGGCTTAGTGGGACCTAAATACACGGAGATGACAAAATCAG is a window from the Choristoneura fumiferana chromosome 13, NRCan_CFum_1, whole genome shotgun sequence genome containing:
- the LOC141433999 gene encoding uncharacterized protein — encoded protein: MILEYVIKYHLQDCINIISESDPLGYYNVKIDFLKLFETYPDIGDKVLCNPIEFLPICHEDIIKAQQYVLEQEEYKSIVEKIGNYSLKKNVHARIFGLPVCPELHRMVFPKNVDLGCFLKVTGTIVRVTQAKMLEYQRKYVCVKCKYENSIQAEFEHRYILKAPTKCGNDETRCKSSTFTQVNLVSREHCKDYQEIKIQEQVNKLSIGSIPGSMWVVLENELVDSCKPGDDVNICGTVRRRWRPSVQTKKSEVELVLQANYLEVCNAQRSAVIATAPDVKECFNDFWANFEACPLKGRDQILMSVCPQVYGLHLVKLALLLTVITGSNHRVEDDKRPSQDEKHPTRVRGQCHLLLVGDPGTGKSQLLRAGAELTPRSVFTSGAGSTRAGLTCSALREEGEWQLEAGALVLSDGGVCCIDEISQLREHDRTAIHEAMEQQTISIAKAGIVCKLNTRCAIVAACNPKGHYETDQPLSVNVSLGTPLLSRFDLIFILLDSKNKSWDKLVTNYILFGGTHAVDKKKQWTLEKLQMYIGLVGPKYTEMTKSANTILQSYYMTQRKSEYRDPSRTTVRMLDSLVRLSQAHCRLMYRTTILPVDAIVAISLVDLSMQDCTLEDTVDALHSTFQKYPDFDYLCTAKKLLGKLHLFEIWQEELIFYAKLLHVDHQTLGSEIEKKSYQLFAKFNDVTDDNIPLSASLVTSSYFNKKSNDDDDLGFVNAKENDKNLLENHKTVKDKLAATLKKHATLNKIQKKPPVAQKTKKRKHKELNKDTKCITAKSKKAKQHKKNSEADGISESDDEIKDTTRILNAIPSVNDIFNDIGVDLNYDSSAKSNEMSGNSQRESSGKKNLIKSCGDQRESNNILIGNTDKENHVNTKKTLNPNESSSKIMSKLKQFQCKQDHDISKYEEKLDISTECKEVDVVVKLENVTGSIDNTSNNKSVPTSQISIFESSDCDIDLDF